The stretch of DNA CATTAAAAGGTAGGCTGGCCAAAGTACTTTTATTAATAACTTAgcctaactactgtatatatccttTACAATCACTTCGCCAATAGCGCCTTGCGCTAAATGCGTCACACTCCGTAATCCATGTGTTAGGGATTAGGAAGTGTCCATTGAACGTCTGGTACACTGGTACAATTTAGGGACTAAAAAGTCAAATACCTAATACAGAAACAATCAGAACCGGTATTTTAGAGTCCATCCCGGGACTTCGCTGATCCGGACTGAGGCCTGCGACTCGAGGGCTTCTGTTCTCGAGAATTAGCACACGCACAAGCGCGCAGACGCACGCCCACACTGCCGTTTCAAACataaataaagcaaatacaAACGCAGACTCTTGCTTATTTCAGCATGAATGATAGTAACACAAAAACTCTACATTGTTCGAAACTATACCGAAATCCTGAGCAGATCCAAGTTTCATATCCACGTCCGTCCCCGATCATGACTACATATGCCCTGATTTTGTTTAATAGTAAGGCGCTtgtatgaaaacaaaatgcttaatTCTAAATATCATAAAAGTAACAAatcaatatttacaaaaaaatattaaataatttaaggaATTGTATATTATTTCTCTTAAGACCGATGGATATTTGTAATGGcaacaacattttaaataacatgtTTGTAATAAATACGAACCATAAATTAACTGAGTCACAAAAGCCATTCGTATTCTTTTGCACGTGATAAAAACAACCCGAAACATTTGTCGTTACCTTTGGTATGACAAAAATCAAGTTCTTAACCTGCAGGTAACAAAGTTTGTCCCTTTCgaagttaaaaaatatcctGCATATTTCCGAACTACGCAGTCCACGCAGTGTATGGCGATAACAGCATAGCGCGAGAGAAACGGTCGCTTTTCGCGCGATTTAGTCATTTTTTTTCGTGTAAGTGCATTGTTTTTCAGCTTGTTTCGTTGCACCAAATAAAACGCAGGAGAAATCGaggaagattatttttttttagtgtatcccgttcactttttttttctctttctctctcccatGCGGAGCGCTACAAAACGCAAAATCAGTTTAGAAACGAATTAGCGGGTGTCGCTCTGTTGTGATGAGACGCCACTCCCGGGAACCCCGTGGAAACACCTTGCGCAAAGGAAGGCAACGAAGTTCTGAGGGATTCGGTGAGCAGGGTCGGGGGCGAACTGGACGGAGCGCCGAACCTGGACCCGCTTTGCTGGAGAGGCTGGACGTGCTGGGTCCCGGACAAGAAATAACCCGTCTGCCCAGACAGCAAGCTCACGGGAGACGTGTTAACATTGTAACTGCTTGTCAAGCCGATGCCCCCGGCGGGTCCTCCCAAAATCGGACGGGACAGGTCCCCGTTACCCAGAGACTCGACTCCCGAAAGTAGGGAGCCGTACGCGTGCCCTTGGTTCAGAAATCCCGAGGCAGATCCGTTATAGTGCGGGTGATGCAAAGACAAAAATGGCGAAATTTGCCAGTACAAAGGGTTGTTCGCTCTGTCGTTCAATCCGAGCCCGAGAGGGGCGAACCGGAGACCCCTCTTCATCGCCAGTTTGCCCCTGGAGGTAGCCGACCGCCTGCGAAGTTTGCCAGTACTGCCCCCGATAAAAACATCGTCACTCGAAGGGTCCAGCATCCAATAGTTCCCCTTCCCGGGGTCATCGTAATGTCTTGGCACTTTCACAAAACACTTATTGAGGCTCAGATTGTGCCGGATCGAGTTCTGCCAGCCCTGCTTGTGCTCCCTGTAATAGGGGAAATTTTTCATGATAAACTCGTAGATGCCATTCAGGGTGAGTCTCTTCTCGGGACTCTGCCTGATGGCCATCATGATCAGAGCGTTGTAACTGAACGGCGGCTTGTCGTATTTCCCCGTCTTGCTCTGCTCTGCCGGTCGGTCGCCCCCTTCGTCGTCCTCTTCGTGGTTTTCCAGGCTGGGGGACTCGAGATCCATCTCCGTGGGGGCCGGCGGTTTCGCTGGATCGGACCCGGGAGGAACAGTCCTTTTTTCTGGGGCGCCCGAGCCCGGGTTGTCACATTTAGAAGGGAGCAGGAGGCTCTTGATGCTAAACGAAGTGGATTTGGGGACCATCGTCGGCTCCTTGTGATCTCCCATGCCCGGCAATCACAACAAGCGCTgggttttgtgtttaaaaaataaaaggtcaGGCGCGATCGGATCAGGACATCGCACGCATGAAGAAACTTCTAGGACAGAGGATCCTGCAGTGGACGGAGAAATTAGTAATTAAGGAGGTTCCGTTTTAGGGCTACATCATCGAATGGGAGGAGCTAAGCAACTTGCTGAAATCCTACTCATCTTACCAGAAACCGAGCAtccttttttaatcattttaaccgTAAAATCATCAGCGGCGTGTAATTCTCGTTCCTGCCCGCGCGAAAgcgtttttttattacaaaaacacCCTGCTAGACGCGCCGTCTGAACGCGGCAGCATCGCATCTGTGGGCACCGCGGATACAGCAGTCTAACACTGGATGCACAAGTGAAAGAGATCAGTCTCAGTATTTGATTGGTATGTTTCACACACAAATAGCAAAagaattgtactgtatctgcaccACTGAATGACAAACGGAGTGTAAGTGATGACTCGGCTATAAGGGAAACACTTTAAACGATCGCATCTCTCAGACGAATGTGAAACACATCTTACATTTTGAATGAAGAAGCGTTCGCACGTTTAGATGCCGAAAGTGGTCGTTTAAAATCTTTAACTGCTACgggtttctcctttttttctgttcttttttttgtaaaaagcgGTAGaaatggaggtggtggctggcTGGGCTGGGAAGACCGTGCGGGGGGTTTCAGAGATAGGTTTGTAGGACTTTGCTGGCTTTGTGGTCGTCTTCATTAGTTCAGAGTCAGAGAGACTAGACGGCCAGGTGAAGCCGGCTGGAGAAAGGCGTCTGATGTTGTGAAATGCTCGCAATCTCTTCTTCTCTTGGACGTCGTGCAGTGTTTGAACTGTCCACTGGATGTGCCCGCAGTGAGTGGGACGCGAGCGCAtttgtcattcattttttaattgtgtccTGTATAGTGTCATTGCCTAAGGTATTGACTTGAGCCTtgaagttttttatttatttaaaatccctTCTATGGACTCGAGCACGGGGTAAACATTTACTTAACAAAATCATCCAGATTATCTGTGCGCTCTGGTGCGTTCATTACTCACATAGTAAACATATACACTTCTCCACCCTTGGGCTATTAAAGGTGGTACAATCCCCAGTCATAAACAAAGATATGCTTGTAACACTTATATTAGCAGTGCATTATCTTAGAACATGTTTTAAACCATTGGTACAGTACAGGGTATCGCACTGTGTTTACATTTGAAGAGATGGAACCTGCACAGCATTTATTTCCACTGAGATTTCAGTCCACCGGAATGGCTCGGCTCACGCAGAACGTGGGCAACATCTTCTGTTGATATGTTGGTAACGCTTAATTTAAATACACGTCAGGACAACACAAACCAAACTCACGGGTTTTAAGACGCCAGATATTCGGACCAAAAGAAATTTGACAAAAAATAGGCGCATACTCGCCCcatccagctatttcttgaTAGATAGGAACCAGCGCCAACAATAGGGTTGGGtaccttgttccatactcccacaaccctttgtgtaaaaacctTTCTACCGGTGAAAACTAGGTGTGTCTTGTCATAGTTTATTCTAATGAAGTCCATTGGCTAGACATTATCCACGCTTATGagatttgttttaatgaaaattaagattaaacataaaaaataagtgaTTTTAAGTTTGTCCGTTAAGAGCCCAGGGAAATGTGGCTTATCGCTCTTCTCTGGATTGATTCCAGAGCAACagtataatttaacaatataaattGTAACGTGGTGATCAATATTGTATTCAATACACTAAATGAAGTATTTTTAGTACGTTGTACAATTTCAACATACCATGATTTAAGTTCTACATCCTGCACTTTTATAGGTC from Lepisosteus oculatus isolate fLepOcu1 chromosome 17, fLepOcu1.hap2, whole genome shotgun sequence encodes:
- the LOC102697180 gene encoding forkhead box protein G1-like, translating into MGDHKEPTMVPKSTSFSIKSLLLPSKCDNPGSGAPEKRTVPPGSDPAKPPAPTEMDLESPSLENHEEDDEGGDRPAEQSKTGKYDKPPFSYNALIMMAIRQSPEKRLTLNGIYEFIMKNFPYYREHKQGWQNSIRHNLSLNKCFVKVPRHYDDPGKGNYWMLDPSSDDVFIGGSTGKLRRRSATSRGKLAMKRGLRFAPLGLGLNDRANNPLYWQISPFLSLHHPHYNGSASGFLNQGHAYGSLLSGVESLGNGDLSRPILGGPAGGIGLTSSYNVNTSPVSLLSGQTGYFLSGTQHVQPLQQSGSRFGAPSSSPPTLLTESLRTSLPSFAQGVSTGFPGVASHHNRATPANSFLN